DNA from Solanum stenotomum isolate F172 chromosome 3, ASM1918654v1, whole genome shotgun sequence:
NNNNNNNNNNNNNNNNNNNNNNNNNNNNNNNNNNNNNNNNNNNNNNNNNNNNNNNNNNNNNNNNNNNNNNNNNNNNNNNNNNNNNNNNNNNNNNNNNNNNNNNNNNNNNNNNNNNNNNNNNNNNNNNNNNNNNNNNNNNNNNNNNNNNNNNNNNNNNNNNNNNNNNNNNNNNNNNNNNNNNNNNNNNNNNNNNNNNNNNNNNNNNNNNNNNNNNNNNNNNNNNNNNNNNNNNNNNNNNNNNNNNNNNNNNNNNNNNNNNNNNNNNNNNNNNNNNNNNNNNNNNNNNNNNNNNNNNNNNNNNNNNNNNNNNNNNNNNNNNNNNNNNNNNNNNNNNNNNNNNNNNNNNNNNNNNNNNNNNNNNNNNNNNNNNNNNNNNNNNNNNNNNNNNNNNNNNNNNNNNNNNNNNNNNNNNNNNNNNNNNNNNNNNNNNNNNNNNNNNNNNNNNNNNNNNNNNNNNNNNNNNNNNNNNNNNNNNNNNNNNNNNNNNNNNNNNNNNNNNNNNNNNNNNNNNNNNNNNNNNNNNNNNNNNNNNNNNNNNNNNNNNNNNNNNNNNNNNNNNNNNNNNNNNNNNNNNNNNNNNNNNNNNNNNNNNNNNNNNNNNNNNNNNNNNNNNNNNNNNNNNNNNNNNNNNNNNNNNNNNNNNNNNNNNNNNNNNNNNNNNNNNNNNNNNNNNNNNNNNNNNNNNNNNNNNNNNNNNNNNNNNNNNNNNNNNNNNNNNNNNNNNNNNNNNNNNNNNNNNNNNNNNNNNNNNNNNNNNNNNNNNNNNNNNNNNNNNNNNNNNNNNNNNNNNNNNNNNNNNNNNNNNNNNNNNNNNNNNNNNNNNNNNNNNNNNNNNNNNNNNNNNNNNNNNNNNNNNNNNNNNNNNNNNNNNNNNNNNNNNNNNNNNNNNNNNNNNNNNNNNNNNNNNNNNNNNNNNNNNNNNNNNNNNNNNNNNNNNNNNNNNNNNNNNNNNNNNNNNNNNNNNNNNNNNNNNNNNNNNNNNNNNNNNNNNNNNNNNNNNNNNNNNNNNNNNNNNNNNNNNNNNNNNNNNNNNNNNNNNNNNNNNNNNNNNNNNNNNNNNNNNNNNNNNNNNNNNNNNNNNNNNNNNNNNNNNNNNNNNNNNNNNNNNNNNNNNNNNNNNNNNNNNNNNNNNNNNNNNNNNNNNNNNNNNNNNNNNNNNNNNNNNNNNNNNNNNNNNNNNNNNNNNNNNNNNNNNNNNNNNNNNNNNNNNNNNNNNNNNNNNNNNNNNNNNNNNNNNNNNNNNNNNNNNNNNNNNNNNNNNNNNNNNNNNNNNNNNNNNNNNNNNNNNNNNNNNNNNNNNNNNNNNNNNNNNNNNNNNNNNNNNNNNNNNNNNNNNNNNNNNNNNNNNNNNNNNNNNNNNNNNNNNNNNNNNNNNNNNNNNNNNNNNNNNNNNNNNNNNNNNNNNNNNNNNNNNNNNNNNNNNNNNNNNNNNNNNNNNNNNNNNNNNNNNNNNNNNNNNNNNNNNNNNNNNNNNNNNNNNNNNNNNNNNNNNNNNNNNNNNNNNNNNNNNNNNNNNNNNNNNNNNNNNNNNNNNNNNNNNNNNNNNNNNNNNNNNNNNNNNNNNNNNNNNNNNNNNNNNNNNNNNNNNNNNNNNNNNNNNNNNNNNNNNNNNNNNNNNNNNNNNNNNNNNNNNNNNNNNNNNNNNNNNNNNNNNNNNNNNNNNNNNNNNNNNNNNNNNNNNNNNNNNNNNNNNNNNNNNNNNNNNNNNNNNNNNNNNNNNNNNNNNNNNNNNNNNNNNNNNNNNNNNNNNNNNNNNNNNNNNNNNNNNNNNNNNNNNNNNNNNNNNNNNNNNNNNNNNNNNNNNNNNNNNNNNNNNNNNNNNNNNNNNNNNNNNNNNNNNNNNNNNNNNNNNNNNNNNNNNNNNNNNNNNNNNNNNNNNNNaaaaaaaatctgatttttaaaaaattgttttaaattgttattttgttttaaaatggaatttattatttaaattaactaaagacaattaagttattgaatttgaatttattatttaaaataactaaaaataataaaattcaagaataattgtggtgctgacacgtgtcattttttcctctccttttatatagatatatatagatatatatagattattattattattattattattatatattatttattattatctacATTTGTTTGTCTAAAACAACTGTAacgtttttctttttctttaaaaaatctaaCAATTTCAATTGGCTAAAAAAACTgtaacttttcttttaaaaaagcaacttttttcttttattaaattattattgaattaattctatttaattagttgattatttgaaagttaaaattagagattaatgtggtgctgacacgtaggcgctatcacctctcctattatatatatatagatttcttaatttcttctttcacgctttatttatatcatttccttaaatcacttattttcttttattttgtttatgttatttatagtatcattttcttaaatcacttcattttttttgttttatttttatttattcaatgtaagaaatctatatctttatataatataaagttagttcttttatcttcttcatatgtgttttttccttttatttatttttaatgtatcacCTCCATAACTTATATTATACTAAACTTCCTCTCTTAATAATATCATTAACTCCATGAtttttaagttttcatattcataaccccaactattaaattataaaatttaagatatcttatgatatttgttcattttgtgTCCATATAAATtcacaattttaatttattcactgagggaaaaaaagagaggagaaaatGATAGTAATAAATTCAAGGAGGTATttaaggaaatgaaataaatgaggaaacttacattttttacttgaaagaagatggaagaaagagagagagagagagttttgATGAAATTGATCATCAACTACTGAATGTGAAAAgacaaaatgtaaaataataatttaaatgcaATTTAACACCATAATTgtataataactatttttatgATTGGAGAAATGAAGTGAAGAAATTTTATAGgaattctaaataaaaatttgagaaaatggttaaattattattcaatCGATATTAACATTCTATATTATTACGTGATTTTCTTCCTTATTTAATACTCATAATTatgtaaataattttaataatggatatattaagataattttatttagagAAAAAATGACAAGAGATGCATtttaaggaaacaaaataaatgacaataatgaggaaattatattcattttttgtttaaggaagatgaaagaaagagaagaagagggaTAGATTTGAAGAAATGTTATaaatgtcaataattaataaggaaagacataaaaaaaaatacaagtttttcttaatcaaaaaaatttttaaaaaaattcaaaatttcgaGAAAAAgggataaataataatattgtccgATAAGACATGTCACCTTactttttttatcatttaactttagtaatatatatagatatagatttttaGCCGAAAgaaataatctaaaaaaattaaaatgatatttaaattctaataaaaaaaaaagtaaaatacaacGCATATAAAGTTATAATAGCTAATTCCTTAAGTTaaataaattcttaaaaaaaaacacaaagaaagaaaaatgagtgATTTAAGTATTAATGATGAGATAATTGAGAAATGGAAAAGAGATTTAATAGCAgtaatgatgaaaataattaaaatatgactACCTTAAATATAATGGACTTACCCACTATAtctaacacacacaaaaaaaaacaaattcctTTGAGGTGAAATCCtatcaattaataaatacaaaaataaaatgtaattcTAACATTTGAGTTTACTTTTGAAAACGTTTTTCTATCTatgtttttttacttatttgaatcatttaagatttttaattattttagtagcCATATATAATGAAATGATCCtaactattaaatattatttgaaaactTGACAAAAATTATTTGTGTCCCTGAACATTACTGAACAAATTTGTACCGAAGGGGAtctcaatatatatacacatgttCATTTATCATggtattatataatataaattttaggTTTCTTTCTTGTAACTGATATTTGCATGATATCTTTTCCCCAATACGTTTATACAACATCCTAATAATCTAAATATTGGATATTTAATGTTACATAATTAACTCATTTCATGCGAGTAatcataatatatgttattagGAAAAGAACACCTATATATACCTAATATAACCtattaggaaaaaaaacatctatatatatatatatatattcatgaattAACATCATATATAATGGtgtaattattatatattacttttaaataaagatgcataaaagaaaaaataaaatagaaaatactttttaaaaaaataaaaaaaagaaagaaattagtagaacaaagaagaaagaaataatgTCAGCATTAATTTTGGCTCTTTTCAAATGAGAAGATATTGTTTTCCTTATCCTCctaatttgatatgaatttcACAAATATATTAACTTTTCCTCCAAATAATTCTTCCTTATTCTCCtcttaatttgatatgaattccataaatagattGATTCTTTCTCCAAATATTCTTCTTGCCCTTTGAACAATCTACACTCTTATAAATTTCTCAACCAAATGAATTTTTTTCCCAACAAATAACTCTTTATAGGGAAAATTATAGTGCAACATcctttcaaaaagtcttttattttaaGAAGGTACGCTTATTGCATGACCTTTCTTGATAAACAATGTGATATCCAGAAATCGATTgacatgaagaagaagaggcgaAGGAATTTCTCAACccaaatgatttttttccccAACAAATATCTCTTTGTAGGAAAAATTATAGTGCAACATCCTTTCTgaagtcttttattttgagtaGGTACGCTTGTTGCATAACCTTTCTTTATAAACAACGTGATATTCAGAAATTGATTAACGTGAAGAAGAAGAGCCGAAGGAgtctattgttgttgtttatggATGATCAAATGTTTCTATTTTATAGGCTAAATATAAACCGttgtgaaaaatgaaaagttgttGGTCTTCTTATCTTTCATTTACTtaaatgtatattaatttgAGGAATGTTTAAAAGGGATGTGATTAATTGGTAATGCATTAAAACACTTTCAGttttttaaagtataaatttaaaaatagaaaacaaatataaaatgtcaaaaaaatgagataaaaaataaataggaatggagttcatagagaggtgccacatcagaTTGTTTATATCCAGctttataaatatatagatttgcATTCATTCGTTTTTATATCGTTTATATTACATCTCTCTTGTATCACTTGTATTCTCGTTCTTGTATAACTTGTATTCGAAGCTCTTGTATCAGTTGTATTCAAAATTCTTGAATTACTTGTATTCATTCGTTCTTGTAtcacttatatttatttgttcttgTATCACTTGTATAGAAAAAGGGGAAGAGAGAacatacaattgatacaaacacaccaaacaaaatataagaaaaaagtCTACATAGAGAGAAAATATACCATTAATAcaaacacacaaaataaaatacaagaaaaaagcTATAGAGAGATGAGGAAAATAAGAAAGCAAATATACTATTGATACAAACACACAAGcaaaatatatgataaaagGTTGAAAAGAGAGGTAGGACAAAAGGTgaaggaaagagagagagattgcaaatacacaatcaatacaaatacacaaagcaaaatataagaaaaatagcTATAGAGGAGAGATGAAAAATTGGAGTAAATATTCAATTGATAAAAATACACAAAgcaaatataagaaaaataaaaatattttttttaaaaaaaagaaaggctTTGAGAGAAGGAAagcaaagaaaacaaaaatacaattgatacaaatgcaaaaaaaaatacaagaaaaaagtTATAGAGGAAGAGAGATGgggagaggaaaaaaaaaaagagcaaataCAGAGTTGACATTaacacataaaataaagtacaaaaaaaaagttttaacaaaaaagagagaaggttggagaaagagaaagaaaatatataattaatacaaatacacaaagcaaaatacaaaaaaaaaattgctataGAGGGAGAGAAGGAAAGGAGAAGATATAGTAAATTACAAttgataaaaatacataaagcaaatatatgaaaataacttctttattactatataagaagagtgaataaattCACTCCTCTTTCGACACGTGGcaccaaaaaaaaggagaggGTTGAACATAAGTGTGAATGTGAGGGTATTTTGggtatttaaaaataccctcacattcacacttatctacaaaaaaaaaattactatataatatatataatgtataatataagTAGTAGATAAATGTGAAAGTGAGGGTATTTTGGGTATTTGTGAAAGTGAGGGTATTTTGggtatttaaaaataccctcacattcacacttatctactaaaaaaaatatatataagtagtagatttaaatatatttaaaaataatataagtaatactatacttagtatgcttaaaaatagtaaaaactacataaaaagtactacatatcatattacaataattaacaattatttgacactttcaattctatcaatgccatataaattaggataaaaaaggtaacatttatattcaaaaataatataagtaatactatacattacaataattaatagcttaaatatttaaaagttatataaNNNNNNNNNNNNNNNNNNNNNNNNNNNNNNNNNNNNNNNNNNNNNNNNNNNNNNNNNNNNNNNNNNNNNNNNNNNNNNNNNNNNNNNNNNNNNNNNNNNNNNNNNNNNNNNNNNNNNNNNNNNNNNNNNNNNNNNNNNNNNNNNNNNNNNNNNNNNNNNNNNNNNNNNNNNNNNNNNNNNNNNNNNNNNNNNNNNNNNNNNNNNNNNNNNNNNNNNNNNNNNNNNNNNNNNNNNNNNNNNNNNNNNNNNNNNNNNNNNNNNNNNNNNNNNNNNNNNNNNNNNNNNNNNNNNNNNNNNNNNNNNNNNNNNNNNNNNNNNNNNNNNNNNNNNNNNNNNNNNNNNNNNNNNNNNNNNNNNNNNNNNNNNNNNNNNNNNNNNNNNNNNNNNNNNNNNNNNNNNNNNNNNNNNNNNNNNNNNNNNNNNNNNNNNNNNNNNNNNNNNNNNNNNNNNNNNNNNNNNNNNNNNNNNNNNNNNNNNNNNNNNNNNNNNNNNNNNNNNNNNNNNNNNNNNNNNNNNNNNNNNNNNNNNNNNNNNNNNNNNNNNNNNNNNNNNNNNNNNNNNNNNNNNNNNNNNNNNNNNNNNNNNNNNNNNNNNNNNNNNNNNNNNNNNNNNNNNNNNNNNNNNNNNNNNNNNNNNNNNNNNNNNNNNNNNNNNNNNNNNNNNNNNNNNNNNNNNNNNNNNNNNNNNNNNNNNNNNNNNNNNNNNNNNNNNNNNNNNNNNNNNNNNNNNNNNNNNNNNNNNNNNNNNNNNNNNNNNNNNNNNNNNNNNNNNNNNNNNNNNNNNNNNNNNNNNNNNNNNNNNNNNNNNNNNNNNNNNNNNNNNNNNNNNNNNNNNNNNNNNNNNNNNNNNNNNNNNNNNNNNNNNNNNNNNNNNNNNNNNNNNNNNNNNNNNNNNNNNNNNNNNNNNNNNNNNNNNNNNNNNNNNNNNNNNNNNNNNNNNNNNNNNNNNNNNNNNNNNNNNNNNNNNNNNNNNNNNNNNNNNNNNNNNNNNNNNNNNNNNNNNNNNNNNNNNNNNNNNNNNNNNNNNNNNNNNNNNNNNNNNNNNNNNNNNNNNNNNNNNNNNNNNNNNNNNNNNNNNNNNNNNNNNNNNNNNNNNNNNNNNNNNNNNNNNNNNNNNNNNNNNNNNNNNNNNNNNNNNNNNNNNNNNNNNNNNNNNNNNNNNNNNNNNNNNNNNNNNNNNNNNNNNNNNNNNNNNNNNNNNNNNNNNNNNNNNNNNNNNNNNNNNNNNNNNNNNNNNNNNNNNNNNNNNNNNNNNNNNNNNNNNNNNNNNNNNNNNNNNNNNNNNNNNNNNNNNNNNNNNNNNNNNNNNNNNNNNNNNNNNNNNNNNNNNNNNNNNNNNNNNNNNNNNNNNNNNNNNNNNNNNNNNNNNNNNNNNNNNNNNNNNNNNNNNNNNNNNNNNNNNNNNNNNNNNNNNNNNNNNNNNNNNNNNNNNNNNNNNNNNNNNNNNNNNNNNNNNNNNNNNNNNNNNNNNNNNNNNNNNNNNNNNNNNNNNNNNNNNNNNNNNNNNNNNNNNNNNNNNNNNNNNNNNNNNNNNNNNNNNNNNNNNNNNNNNNNNNNNNNNNNNNNNNNNNNNNNNNNNNNNNNNNNNNNNNNNNNNNNNNNNNNNNNNNNNNNNNNNNNNNNNNNNNNNNNNNNNNNNNNNNNNNNNNNNNNNNNNNNNNNNNNNNNNNNNNNNNNNNNNNNNNNNNNNNNNNNNNNNNNNNNNNNNNNNNNNNNNNNNNNNNNNNNNNNNNNNNNNNNNNNNNNNNNNNNNNNNNNNNNNNNNNNNNNNNNNNNNNNNNNNNNNNNNNNNNNNNNNNNNNNNNNNNNNNNNNNNNNNNNNNNNNNNNNNNNNNNNNNNNNNNNNNNNNNNNNNNNNNNNNNNNNNNNNNNNNNNNNNNNNNNNNNNNNNNNNNNNNNNNNNNNNNNNNNNNNNNNNNNNNNNNNNNNNNNNNNNNNNNNNNNNNNNNNNNNNNNNNNNNNNNNNNNNNNNNNNNNNNNNNNNNNNNNNNNNNNNNNNNNNNNNNNNNNNNNNNNNNNNNNNNNNNNNNNNNNNNNNNNNNNNNNNNNNNNNNNNNNNNNNNNNNNNNNNNNNNNNNNNNNNNNNNNNNNNNNNNNNNNNNNNNNNNNNNNNNNNNNCCAAAACACATTCtttctcaaatcacaaaatctaattcttttcaaataacttgaagattaacttttaaaaaatatatatatatatacattttcatactaagagtgaagaagaaagaaaattttaccGGTGGTTATTCATTTCTACATTGATGACAAAATGAAATTGAtagctcaaaaattaattctttcaatttttttaatatcatttttgataaatttaatgggtttatatatgaatttgagtAAAAATCTTTGTTCGaaaattttaataaacaaatatcagctaactttttttatatgtaaaatcatttatcatctttcttcttcttcatatttgttccttatttttatgagatttgaAATAAATCATACGAAAGAAAGTCTTACTTTCTTTCAAATCTGAATCTTCATAGTTGATTTTCATTTATCTTcatatttgaaagaaataatattcttttttttatgttaaagaaagaaaaacaatgttGGAGCTAAAATGAAGAATGTTTTGCAAACTAAAGTATGAAGAAGATGATAGGTAGGGAGTGAgatccttttcttttttgaaaaaagtgtaaatgaaagaggaaaaatgtttttaaagttaattataATGCCAAGtgtcaataaaagaagaaaaaatgtaaaaaaaattcaaaaaaacactattttgaatcttttcatGCGCTTCAGGGAAGTGCAAAACACATTTTTTGCCATATCAAcgttttgtgtttaataggtacatgttttgaacaatttaggtgttcaataggtacaagtattagttgaggtgtctaagtgaattatgcgaacaactttaaggggcggtcgatgacttaagcctaaaatATATCTCACATTCAaattatatacacatatatacataatatttttcgtAGTTAACGGCTACACGTGGACCTTGTAAGCACGTGGATTGGCCTCTACCCATGCACAACATGTCTTTTTCGTAATTAGTATCCATTACTAATATAAAAGTGTGGACTTCCCatttaacaattattttattaaattctaaTATGAAATGAAAGTTATATTTGATCAACATAATAACTGAAAAGAGAAAATGTGTTATATTTGCTATTGCACTTCCCATTCTACCCCAAGTTGAAGTTGTAAATTTCCGAAAAAAAGTGGAGAACTCTCCTATTAATATAACCTGTagcgtaaaccctaaacccaagcCTCCTCTTCTCCTTAAACCCTAAATTATCTACCTCTGCGAAAATGGCTGTCACTAACATCATCAGAAGGACTGCTTCTCAAGTTGTACCCTTGGCTGCTCGGATGATCTGTAGAACACAGAGTTACCATAATCGATCCTCTGCTCTCTTATCCACCGTAGTTAACCGTAGTGCTGCTTCTAGAAACTTCTTTCGGAGCTCAGCACCGTCCACCCTTCATTTCTATTCTACCAAGAGGCCGAGTTCTGATGAATCACTCCTCAAAGTCCTTCAGTCCGAAATCCAATGTGTTGAGGAATCCGACGTACAAGACGAGGTTTGATTTTCCCCAATTCTCCTTTTTCCTATATATGTGTGGcaaatgaattttaattttagttaaaatcgTGTAATTTTTGGATTGTGCTACTGATTTGTTTCTGTTTTTAGTGGATCTTATGGACAAAATTCAGTTTCACCCAAAAAATGTTACTGGATTAGCAGATTTAGTACTGTTATCATTGTTTTTTTCATTGTGATTGCAGGTTGACGAGGCTCCTGAGGATTTCCCCTTCGAGATTGAAGATCATCCTGGACAACAAACTATAACATTGACAAGAGAGTATCAAGGTGAATCTATTAATGTCGAAGTTCACATGCCCGACCTTGTTACTGGTGATGAAGATGAGAATGACAACGATCGTGACCACCCTGATAACGAAGGGGCCAATCAGTCCCAAATTCCTCTAGTTGTTAGGGTGTCTAAGAAGAATGGGCCATCTTTGGAGTTTGGTATCACATCTTTTGCTGATGAGATTGCTATTGACACTTTGTCAATCAAAGATCCTAATGTTGCTGAGGATCAGATTGCTTATGAAGGACCTGATTTCACGTGAgtcttcaaaatttaatttaacgAATTTCTTATCTGTGTTCATTATACTAATAGAATATATCTGCTTCTCAATCATCATCAGGGATTTGGATGAGAACCTCCAAAAGGCTTTCCACAAGTATCTGGAGATTAGGGGTATCAAGCCCAGCACAACCAACTTCTTGCACGAGTACATGATCAACAAGGATGGCAGAGAATACAAGATGTGGCTTAAGAATCTGAAGAAATTCATTGAGGCGTAGGTTCGCATAAGTTTTGattgatgtttatgttttagcAGGGGTAATTTAATTTGGCTACATCGTAATGTCTGTCTATCATTGATAAAGTTAATGTACTATGAGATCCTAGTCTTTGGCAAGATAAAATAGAAATGTTTCGTGAATTTTATACAGAGTTAGCCAGCGCTCTATTCAATATGCTTTTATCAGCTAGTTCTGGTTGCTCTTGCAGCAGGTTGTTGCTTGTTGAGGAGATTGCATTTCCAATTTCATGTTTGTTAGTAATTATCAAGTCAAATCACTTTGCGCATGCTTAACAAGGATTTCTCGAACATGTACTGGCTTGCATTTTCATTCGTCTAAGTGAATCCTCAATTGTGGTGTATTGCTCCTCTTGTGttgtgatgatgatgatgcttcACGCTTTTGTTGAAGAGTTTTATGGATTCCCAAGCTCTTACATATTTCAAGTTTATTTGCTCCCACTTCTTAATTCATTTTCTACGAGCACCCTGGAAACATTTAGCAAACCTTGTTTCCCATGTTTTTCAGTATGATTTACCACAAGAATGAAGgaaattatatcaaatttaaGTTAGGCAAAAGGGTCTGGTGGATCCTTgtacttgtatgagtttgtattctAAACCCTTTTACTTAATCATTTGTCAACTGAACTCTTGAACTCCTCGAAACACTACATTTTAAACATGTTTTCTGACTTGGCGTCCTATGTGGCAGACACAACCAAGAGACGTGTGATACACACACTTGAGGAGCGTGAAATCTCGTTAAAAAGGTCTAATAGCCACATTAGAGTTTTATAAAGCCATCTTCTTCCCCATTTGCATTTAACACCATTATTAGACAAATTTGAGCTTTTTCTTGCctctttttttatcttctttctctaaatttcttctccattttttttcatCGTTATACTCCTCTTTTATTTCTATGCATTTCCAGTTAATTCTTTGCTTCATTTTGTGGTTGATCCTATTGTAGTTTTCTATATCATCATGAAGGTTGCTTTTGTTAGGATCCTATAATCTAATAGAAATCATGAAACATGTAATTGAAAGCATAACAAATTGAATccccaaaaaatttcaaaaaaattagtataatcgattaaaaatctaaaaattaaacaaagacATAAATAGAAGATGAAATCTAGACTAAACAACATACAAATACGAAAATAAGTTACAAAATTTacatagataaattaaaaatcgaacaaaatcaacaaaaatactCAAACAATTTTGTgggaatgaagaaaaaaatgagaaagaaaaaatgtggGTATATATATACCACACATAGATACTGGTCTAGGACGACGTTGACACACTGTACACTCAAGCGGTGAACCTCTCTTCTTCGATTTGGATGAAAACAAAGACGGATTGCCTTGATTGCTGCTGGTATTTTTTCTTCAATGAAAAGAGTagaagaagttaaaaaaaaaagtgcaagGAAGATGAAAGAGAAATGaaatgagattgtggggaaAAGTGGT
Protein-coding regions in this window:
- the LOC125859470 gene encoding uncharacterized protein At2g39795, mitochondrial-like, with translation MAVTNIIRRTASQVVPLAARMICRTQSYHNRSSALLSTVVNRSAASRNFFRSSAPSTLHFYSTKRPSSDESLLKVLQSEIQCVEESDVQDEVDEAPEDFPFEIEDHPGQQTITLTREYQGESINVEVHMPDLVTGDEDENDNDRDHPDNEGANQSQIPLVVRVSKKNGPSLEFGITSFADEIAIDTLSIKDPNVAEDQIAYEGPDFTDLDENLQKAFHKYLEIRGIKPSTTNFLHEYMINKDGREYKMWLKNLKKFIEA